Proteins encoded in a region of the Gaiellales bacterium genome:
- a CDS encoding class I SAM-dependent methyltransferase, which yields MADDREALRATFDSVARRYDRARPAYPDALFDTLLRQTGLRAGDRVLEVGCATGKATRPLARRGLHLTCVELGADLAAVARENLAVFPEVSVVHGAFETWRPADGETFDAVIAATAWHWADPEVRYRRAWELLRPGGCLAFWAALHAFPAGGDPIFLDLQDVYEEIGAARETSWPRPRELPHARAEILASGLFDRVSVTQFDWEVRYDAEGYIDLLETFSANIAMQPWQRERLYAEIRSRLAERPDGLLRRHWGAALHVARRVDHP from the coding sequence ATGGCGGACGATCGTGAGGCCCTGCGGGCGACCTTCGACTCGGTGGCGCGGCGCTACGACCGCGCCCGCCCGGCCTATCCCGACGCGCTCTTCGACACGCTCCTACGCCAGACCGGCCTACGGGCTGGCGACCGCGTCCTCGAGGTGGGCTGTGCGACCGGCAAGGCGACGCGGCCGCTGGCCCGGCGCGGGCTGCACCTGACCTGCGTCGAGCTCGGCGCCGACCTGGCCGCCGTCGCCCGCGAGAACCTGGCCGTCTTCCCGGAGGTCTCCGTGGTGCATGGCGCGTTCGAGACGTGGCGCCCGGCGGACGGGGAGACGTTCGACGCGGTGATCGCGGCCACCGCGTGGCACTGGGCCGATCCGGAGGTGCGCTACCGGCGCGCCTGGGAGCTGCTGCGGCCGGGCGGGTGCCTCGCGTTCTGGGCGGCGCTCCACGCGTTCCCGGCCGGCGGCGACCCGATCTTCCTCGACCTCCAGGACGTGTACGAGGAGATCGGGGCGGCCCGGGAGACCAGCTGGCCGCGGCCGCGCGAGCTGCCGCACGCGCGCGCCGAGATCCTCGCCTCGGGCCTCTTCGACCGCGTGAGCGTGACCCAGTTCGACTGGGAGGTGCGCTACGACGCCGAGGGCTACATCGACCTGCTCGAGACCTTCTCGGCCAACATCGCCATGCAGCCGTGGCAGCGCGAACGGCTGTACGCCGAGATCCGGTCGCGGCTGGCGGAGCGGCCCGACGGCCTGCTGCGCCGCCACTGGGGCGCGGCATTGCACGTGGCCAGGCGGGTCGACCACCCGTAG
- the ftsZ gene encoding cell division protein FtsZ: MRDGPLAALFKATERAEAAAEAAEAETVEEDTQVGIESDRPRVVDLPSEEYGATPPVPTASTSPYLAVIRVVGVGGGGCNAVNRMVDAGIGGVEFIAVNTDQQQMQMSDATVQIHIGRQRTQGLGSGADPEVGREAAEDSYDRIKTALRGSDMVFVTAGEGGGTGTGAAPVVARIAREVGALTVAIVTSPFGFEGSRRKTQATAGVRALREAADTLIVIPNDRLLEVLEKGTSLVEAFRVADDVLRQGVQGICDLITQPGLINLDFADVRTIMSGAGSAMMGIGMATGAHRANEAATHAIKSPLIDHEVRGARGILLAISGGSDLALHEVNEAAEVVRAAADDDTTIIFGATVDERLAGQLWVTVVATGFPLPGDAPGTGMRPRQERERERIEPPPRPPVEDFTLEPPSFLS, encoded by the coding sequence ATGCGGGATGGCCCGCTGGCCGCGCTCTTCAAGGCGACCGAGCGCGCCGAGGCCGCCGCCGAGGCGGCGGAGGCAGAGACCGTCGAGGAGGACACCCAGGTCGGCATCGAATCCGACCGTCCGCGCGTCGTCGACCTGCCCAGCGAGGAGTACGGCGCCACGCCGCCCGTGCCCACGGCCTCCACTTCGCCGTACCTGGCCGTCATCCGCGTCGTCGGCGTCGGCGGGGGCGGCTGCAACGCCGTGAACCGCATGGTCGACGCCGGCATCGGCGGGGTCGAGTTCATCGCCGTGAACACCGACCAGCAGCAGATGCAGATGTCGGACGCGACCGTCCAGATCCACATCGGCCGTCAGCGCACCCAGGGGCTCGGCTCCGGCGCCGACCCGGAGGTGGGGCGGGAGGCCGCCGAGGATTCCTACGACCGCATCAAGACCGCGCTGCGCGGGTCGGACATGGTGTTCGTCACCGCCGGCGAGGGCGGTGGCACCGGCACGGGCGCCGCGCCGGTGGTCGCGCGGATCGCCCGCGAGGTCGGCGCGCTCACCGTCGCGATCGTCACGTCGCCGTTCGGGTTCGAGGGCAGCCGCCGGAAGACCCAGGCGACCGCCGGCGTGCGCGCGCTGCGCGAGGCCGCGGACACGCTGATCGTCATCCCCAACGACCGCCTGCTCGAGGTGCTCGAGAAGGGCACGAGCCTCGTCGAGGCCTTCCGCGTCGCCGACGACGTACTGCGTCAGGGCGTGCAGGGGATCTGCGACCTGATCACCCAGCCGGGGCTCATCAACCTCGACTTCGCCGACGTGCGCACGATCATGTCCGGCGCGGGCAGCGCGATGATGGGCATCGGCATGGCCACCGGCGCGCACCGGGCCAACGAGGCCGCAACACACGCCATCAAGAGCCCGCTGATCGACCACGAGGTGCGCGGTGCCCGCGGCATCCTGCTCGCCATCTCCGGCGGCAGCGACCTGGCCCTGCACGAGGTCAACGAGGCCGCCGAGGTCGTTCGCGCGGCCGCCGACGACGATACGACGATCATCTTCGGCGCGACGGTCGACGAGCGCCTGGCCGGCCAGCTGTGGGTGACGGTGGTGGCCACCGGCTTCCCGCTCCCGGGCGACGCGCCCGGCACGGGCATGCGCCCGCGGCAGGAGCGAGAGCGCGAGCGGATCGAGCCCCCGCCGCGGCCGCCGGTCGAGGACTTCACGCTGGAGCCGCCGAGCTTCCTGAGTTAG
- a CDS encoding M48 family metalloprotease → MTDTADPLRQAEAHAYQRRRRRIGLAANVVELAALVGIVAVTGTVGRWWALVLLVAGLFLLGLPFGYAAYRLSRAHGLSRQTTAGWLADRLKGAAIGLVLGGAASAALIGIQRAAGDWWPLPAWIAVVAFSAVLAALWPVLLLPIFLRSEPMASGDLADTLWETARRANVHVRDMRLLKMGEKTAAANAMVAGLGPTVRIYVSDTLAETEEGEDEGGALARTRVVLAHELGHHVHGDMWRLMAVSAASLAAGMLGAWGAVEAFAPDGAGHVSTLPSVVLGFTLASAVVSPLVAAYSRRRERAADAYAADLAGEGETFARAMERLVARNLSELEPPRLYHLLTSSHPTPAERIAVARSGGRVPAA, encoded by the coding sequence GTGACCGACACGGCCGACCCACTGCGCCAGGCCGAGGCCCATGCCTACCAGCGCCGCCGGCGCCGGATCGGCCTCGCCGCGAACGTCGTCGAGCTGGCGGCGCTGGTGGGGATCGTGGCGGTGACCGGCACCGTAGGCAGGTGGTGGGCGCTCGTCCTGCTCGTCGCGGGCCTCTTCCTGCTCGGCTTGCCGTTCGGCTACGCCGCCTACCGGCTCTCGCGCGCCCACGGCCTCTCCCGGCAGACGACCGCCGGCTGGCTGGCCGACCGGCTCAAGGGCGCCGCCATCGGGCTCGTGCTCGGCGGGGCCGCCTCCGCGGCCCTCATCGGCATCCAGCGCGCCGCCGGCGACTGGTGGCCGCTGCCCGCCTGGATCGCGGTCGTCGCGTTCAGCGCCGTCCTCGCGGCGCTTTGGCCCGTGCTGCTCCTGCCGATCTTCCTGCGCAGCGAGCCGATGGCGTCGGGCGACCTCGCCGACACGCTCTGGGAGACGGCCCGGCGGGCGAACGTGCACGTGCGCGACATGCGCCTGCTGAAGATGGGAGAGAAGACCGCGGCCGCAAACGCGATGGTCGCCGGGCTCGGCCCGACCGTGCGCATCTACGTCTCGGACACGCTGGCCGAGACCGAGGAGGGCGAGGACGAGGGTGGCGCGCTCGCGCGCACGCGCGTGGTGCTCGCCCACGAGCTCGGCCACCACGTCCACGGCGACATGTGGCGGCTGATGGCCGTCTCGGCGGCCTCGCTCGCGGCCGGGATGCTCGGCGCCTGGGGCGCTGTCGAGGCGTTCGCGCCCGACGGCGCCGGCCACGTCTCGACGCTGCCGTCGGTCGTGCTCGGCTTCACGCTCGCCTCCGCCGTCGTCTCGCCGCTCGTGGCCGCCTACTCGCGCCGCCGCGAGCGCGCCGCCGACGCCTACGCAGCCGACCTGGCGGGCGAGGGGGAGACGTTCGCGCGGGCGATGGAGCGCCTCGTCGCGCGCAACCTGAGCGAGCTCGAGCCGCCTCGCCTCTACCACCTGCTCACGTCGTCGCACCCGACACCGGCCGAACGGATCGCGGTTGCGCGCTCCGGCGGACGGGTTCCAGCGGCGTGA
- a CDS encoding signal peptidase I: MTFTPRTRSHRRRRIAALVVVLGALAAGWFFLAPTGIGGDTTYVVTDGISMHPRIHTGDLALVRPAPSYHVGDIVAYRNPELHVVVLHRIHSISPGGRYRFKGDNNSWIDPGSVTSSAIVGKMWVLAPGLGGDLHSLHSPPVMGTMAAVAVLLLFGGAGAEVRRRRRRGRPKPKWKADEPKWKGAPAPPLAAAPAAAPGPAPARAPTLVPPPANVRRAPAGPSYGGIAAAVAAVLACAGLTIFAWTSPTSRPAPSQTSYVQSGRFSYSASTLAGAVYDTDRVTTGQPVFSRLVGPVQVRFDYRLRSAQIQAAGGTASLAAIVSAQNGWSRTVVLQGPTPFTGRHATVAGVIHLRRLQRLVEKVAVATSVPSVEFTLTLVPSVKTHGTLAGRPFAAVYAPKLPFSLTSYELAPVLNAAAAAAGPANAGSAAVFHPSQSASVAAAGSARVMLGPAVFHLSAGFARILGPLGLLAALVAAALAARQLRRDRRADEPTRIQSRYGEAMIAAVQSTLIHGGDLVEVESIEALARLAERYQSLMIHEQTATGHAYLVADNGTVYAYFVHTSEAEPAVRERLARGEGLRPGASAA, translated from the coding sequence GTGACGTTCACCCCCCGAACACGCAGTCACCGCAGGCGCCGGATCGCGGCGCTCGTCGTCGTTCTGGGCGCCCTCGCGGCGGGGTGGTTCTTCCTTGCCCCGACCGGCATCGGCGGAGACACGACGTATGTGGTGACCGACGGGATCAGCATGCACCCCCGCATCCACACGGGCGATCTCGCGCTCGTGCGGCCGGCCCCGAGCTATCACGTCGGCGACATCGTCGCCTACCGCAACCCCGAGCTGCACGTGGTCGTGCTGCACCGGATCCACTCCATCTCGCCCGGCGGCCGGTACCGGTTCAAGGGCGACAACAACTCCTGGATCGATCCCGGCAGCGTCACCAGCTCGGCGATCGTCGGCAAGATGTGGGTGCTCGCCCCCGGGCTGGGCGGCGACCTGCACTCGCTGCACTCGCCGCCGGTCATGGGGACCATGGCCGCCGTCGCGGTGCTGCTGCTCTTCGGCGGGGCCGGCGCGGAGGTGCGCCGCAGGCGCCGTCGCGGCCGCCCGAAGCCGAAGTGGAAGGCCGACGAGCCGAAGTGGAAGGGCGCGCCCGCGCCTCCCCTGGCCGCGGCCCCGGCCGCTGCACCGGGACCGGCCCCGGCGAGGGCGCCGACGCTCGTGCCGCCGCCCGCCAACGTCCGCCGCGCTCCCGCGGGCCCATCGTACGGCGGCATCGCCGCCGCGGTGGCCGCCGTCCTGGCCTGCGCCGGCCTCACGATCTTCGCCTGGACGTCGCCCACCAGCCGTCCCGCCCCGTCCCAGACGAGCTACGTCCAGTCCGGCCGGTTCTCGTACTCGGCGAGCACGCTTGCGGGCGCGGTCTACGACACCGACCGCGTCACGACCGGCCAGCCCGTGTTCTCGCGCCTCGTCGGCCCGGTGCAGGTGCGCTTCGACTACCGGCTGCGGTCCGCCCAGATCCAGGCCGCCGGTGGCACCGCGTCGCTCGCGGCGATCGTCTCGGCGCAGAACGGCTGGTCGCGGACGGTCGTCCTGCAGGGCCCGACGCCGTTCACCGGCCGCCATGCCACCGTCGCCGGCGTCATCCACCTGCGCCGCCTGCAGCGGCTCGTCGAGAAGGTGGCGGTCGCGACCTCGGTCCCGAGCGTGGAGTTCACGCTCACGCTGGTGCCGTCCGTCAAGACCCACGGCACCCTGGCCGGCCGTCCGTTCGCCGCCGTCTACGCCCCGAAGCTCCCGTTCAGCCTGACGTCGTACGAGCTCGCGCCGGTGCTGAATGCCGCTGCCGCGGCGGCCGGGCCGGCCAATGCGGGCAGCGCGGCCGTATTCCATCCGTCGCAGAGCGCGTCGGTCGCCGCTGCGGGATCGGCCCGGGTCATGCTCGGCCCGGCCGTCTTCCACCTCTCCGCCGGGTTCGCCCGCATCCTCGGGCCGCTCGGCCTGCTCGCCGCGCTGGTCGCGGCCGCCCTGGCCGCACGGCAGCTGCGCCGCGACCGCCGCGCCGACGAGCCCACCCGCATCCAGTCCCGCTACGGCGAGGCGATGATCGCCGCCGTCCAGTCGACGCTCATCCACGGCGGCGACCTGGTCGAGGTCGAGAGCATCGAGGCGCTCGCCCGCCTGGCCGAGCGCTACCAGAGCCTGATGATTCACGAGCAGACCGCGACCGGGCACGCCTACCTCGTGGCCGACAACGGCACGGTCTACGCCTACTTCGTGCACACGAGCGAGGCCGAGCCCGCCGTGCGCGAGCGGCTCGCCCGCGGCGAGGGCCTGCGCCCCGGCGCGTCCGCCGCGTAG
- a CDS encoding gamma-glutamyltransferase, giving the protein MAAAAAAGHECTARTAVDVLAAGGNAVDATVAAAAMSWASEPGLISPCGGGFLLVRPARTGKLHLLDAFTAIPGRDLPPERRLGTFDRVDVPFDEQTTQVFHIGAAACAVPGVVAGIAAVHGRFGSMPWRDLLMPAAGAANDGVASRGGQQAVLKAIEVVLTHTEEARAVFAPGGRYVQEGERVRQPDLAGTIERLAELGPLDFYEGGLAEAMVEHQNATGGRLTMADLATYRAVWRRPLRIAYHGRREIYTNPPPSSGGVLIGHMLAVLRGVAEPLPPGRARTLRAYAEAMRSAARMRDRRFERLLHRGGLTRHMLSEAAVGRGRAALLAALEGEPSAAPAIPSDHGTTHISVVDEAGNACAFTSSNGCHSGVIVPGTGLHLNNMMGEEDLAAGRGMPPGTRLTSMQAPTMVVGPDGIELVVGSSGSNRLRSAITQVAINVIDHGMGARDAIDHPRVHVEGDRLDCEGGFAEAEIAQLERWGERVNRFAGLNLYFGGANAVVGRGGTLEAAGDPRRAGAGIVLDG; this is encoded by the coding sequence ATGGCAGCCGCCGCCGCAGCCGGCCACGAGTGCACCGCCCGCACCGCCGTCGACGTCCTCGCGGCGGGCGGGAACGCGGTCGACGCGACCGTCGCCGCGGCGGCGATGTCGTGGGCGTCCGAGCCGGGCCTGATCAGCCCGTGCGGCGGCGGGTTCCTGCTGGTGCGGCCGGCGCGGACCGGCAAGCTGCACCTGCTGGACGCGTTCACGGCCATCCCCGGCCGTGACCTGCCGCCGGAACGGCGGCTGGGGACGTTCGACCGCGTCGACGTCCCGTTCGACGAGCAGACGACCCAGGTGTTCCACATCGGCGCCGCCGCGTGTGCCGTCCCCGGCGTCGTGGCCGGGATCGCCGCCGTGCACGGCCGCTTCGGCTCCATGCCGTGGCGCGACCTGCTCATGCCGGCCGCCGGCGCGGCCAACGACGGCGTCGCGTCCCGGGGTGGGCAGCAGGCGGTGCTGAAGGCGATCGAGGTCGTGCTCACCCACACCGAGGAGGCGCGGGCGGTGTTCGCGCCCGGCGGGCGGTACGTGCAGGAGGGCGAGCGCGTGCGCCAGCCCGACCTCGCCGGCACGATCGAGCGGCTGGCCGAGCTCGGGCCGCTCGACTTCTACGAGGGCGGCCTGGCCGAGGCGATGGTCGAGCACCAGAACGCGACCGGCGGACGGCTGACGATGGCCGACCTGGCCACCTACAGGGCGGTGTGGCGACGGCCGCTGCGGATCGCCTACCACGGCCGCCGCGAGATCTACACGAACCCGCCGCCGTCGTCGGGCGGCGTCCTGATTGGCCACATGCTGGCGGTGCTGCGCGGCGTCGCCGAGCCGCTCCCGCCCGGGCGGGCCCGCACGCTGCGCGCCTACGCCGAGGCGATGCGCTCGGCCGCGCGTATGCGCGACCGCCGCTTCGAGCGGCTGCTGCACCGCGGCGGCCTGACCCGGCACATGCTCTCGGAGGCGGCGGTCGGCCGCGGGCGGGCGGCGCTCCTGGCCGCGCTCGAGGGCGAGCCCTCGGCGGCGCCGGCGATCCCATCCGACCACGGCACGACGCACATCTCGGTCGTCGACGAGGCCGGCAACGCCTGCGCGTTCACCTCGTCGAACGGCTGCCACTCGGGCGTGATCGTGCCGGGCACCGGCCTGCACCTGAACAACATGATGGGCGAGGAGGATCTCGCCGCCGGCCGGGGGATGCCGCCGGGCACGCGGCTCACGAGCATGCAGGCGCCGACGATGGTCGTCGGCCCGGACGGGATCGAGCTCGTCGTCGGCTCGAGCGGCTCCAACCGGCTGCGCTCGGCGATCACGCAGGTCGCGATCAACGTGATCGACCACGGCATGGGCGCGCGCGACGCGATCGACCACCCGCGGGTGCACGTCGAGGGCGACCGGCTCGACTGCGAGGGTGGCTTTGCCGAGGCCGAGATCGCGCAGCTCGAGCGCTGGGGCGAGCGGGTGAACCGGTTCGCCGGCCTCAACCTGTACTTCGGCGGCGCGAACGCGGTGGTCGGCCGCGGCGGCACGCTCGAGGCCGCCGGCGACCCGCGCAGGGCCGGCGCCGGGATCGTGCTGGACGGCTGA
- a CDS encoding AAA family ATPase, which yields MIAFANQKGGVAKTTTTLNLGVALAERGKRVLAVDLDPQSNLTMSQGIDPEELELSMFDVLVHKTPIEEIILSREIDLAVSSIDLAGAELAMSSMIGRERALQKALLPVRSTYDYILIDTPPSLGLLTINALTAADGVVVPVQCEYLSLRGLIQLENTLAMIRENLNPDVRIKGILPTMFDARTLHAREAVEILQENFGTLVFDTRIRKTVRYAEAPVKGTSVLKYDSNGNAARAYRDLAGEVLRNGKAP from the coding sequence GTGATCGCCTTCGCGAACCAGAAGGGCGGGGTGGCGAAGACCACCACGACCCTCAACCTCGGCGTCGCGCTCGCCGAACGGGGCAAGCGCGTGCTCGCCGTCGACCTCGACCCGCAGAGCAACCTGACCATGAGCCAGGGCATCGATCCGGAGGAGCTCGAGCTGTCGATGTTCGACGTGCTCGTGCACAAGACGCCCATCGAGGAGATCATCCTCAGCCGGGAGATCGACCTGGCCGTGTCGAGCATCGACCTGGCCGGCGCCGAGCTCGCCATGTCGTCGATGATCGGGCGCGAGCGGGCGCTCCAGAAAGCGCTCCTGCCCGTCCGCTCGACCTACGACTACATCCTGATCGACACGCCGCCCTCGCTCGGGCTGCTCACGATCAACGCCCTCACGGCCGCCGACGGCGTCGTCGTGCCGGTGCAGTGCGAGTACCTGTCGCTGCGCGGGCTGATCCAGCTCGAGAACACGCTCGCGATGATCCGTGAGAACCTGAATCCCGACGTGCGCATCAAAGGCATCCTCCCGACGATGTTCGACGCCCGCACGCTGCACGCGCGCGAGGCGGTCGAGATCCTGCAGGAGAACTTCGGGACGCTCGTGTTCGACACACGGATCCGGAAGACGGTTCGCTACGCGGAGGCGCCGGTGAAGGGCACGTCGGTGCTCAAGTACGACTCCAACGGGAACGCCGCCAGGGCGTACCGCGACCTGGCCGGGGAGGTGCTTCGCAATGGCAAAGCGCCATAG